The sequence below is a genomic window from Deltaproteobacteria bacterium CG11_big_fil_rev_8_21_14_0_20_49_13.
TTGCAAGCATCAAGAGCCACTTGGCTTTTTAAATTGATACAGGACTTTGAAGATATCTCCCAATTTGAATCAGCATAAGCGGGGAATGAAAGTGCTACCAACGCTAATAGCATGGAAATTCGTTTCATTTGCGTCCCCCGTTCTATTGCGAAACCATCCCAATCTAGCATTTTATGATGCTAAATAAAAGGAAAAAGCGAACTACGGCGTTCGTGTTGTAGTTCAAGGAAATGTTATAGATAGTTAGAGGTGAACACTGGAGATATACATTTACAAAAACTTCTAAAAGATATTGGCAAGAACATCCGACGTGTTCGCAATCAGAAAAATCTGACTCAAGAACAACTTGATGGCAGGGGATTTAACTACAGATGGTTACAGTATATCGAATCTGGAAGTAGAAATATTAACGTTAGCACTCTGTTAAGAATCGCACAGGCCCTAAAGGTTTCGGTATCCGAATTTTTCAAGGATATATCTTAACCCTATTTTTGTCCGATTTTCGACACCTTTGACAGTTCTAAATAGTGATCCAGTTTCCTGAGGTCTTTCATTTCAACGAGTTACCGCGTTTCACGACTTGGCATATCTCTTGCTTATCAATGAGCAAAAGGAGTCATGCATGAACAACATGGTGCCAATAGAATCGATCGGAAAAAAGATATTCGTGGTTCGAGGACAGTATCAAAGTCGTTAGGGCCTTCGCAAAATTAAGAGAAATTCTCATTGGTAATGCGGAACTTTCAAAAAGGCTTGATGAACTTGAAAATAAATATGACGGCCAGCTTAAGATAGTCTTCGAAGCGATTCGCCAGTTTATGTTGCCGCAGCAGCTAAGACGAAAGTCGGTGCATTAGGTCGTGATCTTTTGATGTTCGGAAAGGGCGAAGCGGTCGGTCATGCCGGCTATGTAATCGGCTATCGCGCGGTTTCCGTCCTTCCCCTTGAATCGTTTTTGATATTTATCCGGCAGGCGCTTTAAGTCGTTCTTGTAGTAATTAAAGAGTTCTTTTATCACTTTTTTGGAGTGTTCGCAGGTCTCTACCACCTTAGGGAATCTATATACTTTATTGAAAAGGAATGTTTTTACCTCGGCCGTCCTTTTCTTCATGGCATCGCTAAAAGAGACCAGTTCATCTCCGCGCTTTCTCACGTCATCAAGCGTCTTTATCTTGCGGTCTTTTAGCCTTTTATTGGTCTCGTTATCAACGTCGGTGATGAGCTCGGTTATTAAATGGCTTATCGTCCGGCATCTTTTAACCCTTGTCGATGCTTTGGGAATGGACCTTTCTATCTTCTGGTAAGCGTCGTGCCAGAGCTCTACCTCGGAAAGCGAGCGCATCGAAAGCATGCCCCAGTGAATGCCGTCGTCAAGGTCATGGTTCATGTAGGCAATTTCATCGGCCAAGTTGACTATCTGTGCTTCAATGGTGGGATGTCCGACGTCTTTGAAACCCTCGACCTTTTTCGGTTCGTCGTAGGATGTGGAATGTTTCACAAGTCCTTCGAGAACTTCGTAGGAAAGATTCAGGCCCGGAAAGTCCGGATAGCACTCTTCTATCTCGGTAACGACTCTGTAACTCTGAACGTTATGCTCAAATCCGCCCTCGTCCTTCATTAATTGGTCAAGCATCTCTTCGCCGGGATGGCCGAAAGGGGAGTGCCCAAGGTCGTGGGCCAGCGCGATCGTCTTTGCAAGGTCTTCGTTGGCCCCAAGTATCCGGGCGATGCCTGCGGCGAGCTGGCTCACTTCCAAGCTATGGGTGAGCCTTGTGCGATAATAATCGCCTTCGTGGTTCACGAATACCTGTGTCTTATATTCAAGCAGGCGGAAGGCGGTGGAATGAACTATCCTTCCAAGGTCGCGGTAAAAAC
It includes:
- a CDS encoding transcriptional regulator; protein product: MNTGDIHLQKLLKDIGKNIRRVRNQKNLTQEQLDGRGFNYRWLQYIESGSRNINVSTLLRIAQALKVSVSEFFKDIS
- a CDS encoding deoxyguanosinetriphosphate triphosphohydrolase, whose translation is MNSREKYESNESKMLASYAQLSSKSLGRTHIEPECPFRACFYRDLGRIVHSTAFRLLEYKTQVFVNHEGDYYRTRLTHSLEVSQLAAGIARILGANEDLAKTIALAHDLGHSPFGHPGEEMLDQLMKDEGGFEHNVQSYRVVTEIEECYPDFPGLNLSYEVLEGLVKHSTSYDEPKKVEGFKDVGHPTIEAQIVNLADEIAYMNHDLDDGIHWGMLSMRSLSEVELWHDAYQKIERSIPKASTRVKRCRTISHLITELITDVDNETNKRLKDRKIKTLDDVRKRGDELVSFSDAMKKRTAEVKTFLFNKVYRFPKVVETCEHSKKVIKELFNYYKNDLKRLPDKYQKRFKGKDGNRAIADYIAGMTDRFALSEHQKITT